The Streptococcus respiraculi sequence ACAACATAGACGATATTTTCAATCAACTAATGGGACGCATGCAGGGCTACAATACAGAAAGTCGCCGCTATCTCATCAATGGTCGTGAAGTGACACCGGAAGAATTTGCTCATTACCGTGTAACCGGTCAGTTGCCACAGACAGAAGAGCAAGCGGAAAGTACGCACAATCCGCATTTTAAAAAAGATGGCATTCTAGCAAAGCTTGGTCGCAACTTGACAGCTGAAGCAAGAGAAAGTATGCTCGATCCTGTCATTGGACGCAATAAGGAAATTCAAGAAACTGCGGAAATCCTTTCTCGCAGAACCAAGAATAATCCTGTATTGGTTGGGGATGCGGGGGTCGGGAAGACTGCGGTTGTAGAAGGGCTAGCCCAAGCGATTGTTCGTGGCGATGTACCAGCTGCGATTAAGAACAAAGAATTGATTTCAATTGATATTTCCGGACTTGAAGCAGGTACCCAGTACCGCGGTAGCTTTGAGGAAAATATCCAAAATCTGATAGCAGAAGTTAAGGAAATGGGCAATGTTATCATCTTCTTTGATGAAATTCATCAGATTCTCGGTGCGGGTAGCACAGGTGAAAGTGCTTCAAAAGGTCTTGCGGATATCTTGAAACCAGCTCTTTCTCGGGGAGAATTAACCGTGATTGGGGCAACGACTCAGGACGAATACCGCAATACGATTTTGAAGAATGCAGCTCTGGCGCGCCGTTTCAATGAAGTCAAGGTCAATGCACCGTCTGCTGAAGACACCTACAAAATCCTTCAAGGAATCCGGGACTTGTATGAGGCGCACCACAATGTTATCTTGCCAGATGAGGTTTTAAAAGCAGCTGTTGACTACTCTGTCCAATACATTCCGCAACGGAGTCTTCCTGATAAGGCAATTGACTTGCTCGATGTGAGCGCAGCTCACTTGGCAGCGCAACACCCTGTAACAGACATTCATGCTCTTGAAACAGAAATTGCGCAAGAAAAAGAAAAGCAGGAGAATGCCGTACAAAAAGAGGACTATGAGGCAGCCTTGAATGCTAAAGTTCGCATTGAAGAAATAGAAAAACAAATTAAAAACCATTCTGAAGATACTAAGGTAACGGCTAGCATCAACGATGTGGCAGAGTCTATCGAGCGCATGACAGGCATTCCTGTTTCGCAAATGGGGTCAAGTGACATTGAGCGTTTGAAAGGGATGAGCGATCGCCTCAAGACTAAGGTCATCGGCCAAAGTGATGCGGTCGAAGCCGTCGCCCGTGCCATTCGTCGGAACCGTGCAGGGTTTGATGAGGGCCGTCGCCCAATCGGTAGCTTCCTTTTTGTTGGACCAACTGGTGTTGGGAAGACCGAGCTAGCAAAACAGCTGGCGCTTGACCTCTTTGGGACAAAAGATGCGATTATTCGCCTAGACATGTCTGAGTACAGTGATCGTACGGCTGTTTCTAAGTTGATCGGAACAACAGCTGGCTATGTGGGCTACGATGACAATAGTAACACGCTGACCGAGCGTGTCCGTAGAAATCCTTACTCAATCGTTCTGTTGGATGAGATTGAAAAGGCCGACCCGCAAGTCATTACGCTTCTTTTGCAGGTGCTTGATGACGGACATTTGACAGACGGTCAAGGAAATACGGTCAACTTTAAAAATACTGTCATCATTGCGACCTCAAATGCAGGATTTGGCTATGAAGGAGCAAGTCATGATGAAGCTGACAAATCTGATATTATGGACCGTCTCAAACCATTCTTTCGCCCAGAATTTCTCAATCGTTTCAATGCCGTGATTGAATTTCTCCACCTAGGAAAAGAAGACTTGGCAGAGATTGTTGAGTTGATGCTGGCAGAAGTTAATCAGATGTTGGCTAAAAAAGAGATGCACTTAGAAGTGACAGAGAGCGCTAAAGAGCATTTGATTGAGAAAGGGTATAACGAAGTCATGGGTGTGCGCCCACTCCGCCGAGTCATTGAACAAGAAATCCGCGATAAGGTGACCGATTTCTACCTTGATCACCTAGATGCTAAAGAATTGTTTGCAGATATGGTAGAGGGCGAGCTAGTGATTAGTGATACTCGTCAAAAATAAGCTCTCGATTAGAATGACTTTGCTTGTGAATACAGGTTCTAAAAAGACTTTTTCTTTAAAGTCATAACCACCCGTGAAAACGGGTGGCTTGTACACCGGCTATAAGCCGTTTCCCTCCAGCGGGCGTCTAAAGACGCTCGCTGAACTTCGTTCAGGTTAGCTTCTATTACTTGACTAATGCCCGTAACAACGGGCTTTTATCTTGTTCTAAAACCTCCATCTGAAAATGGATCTTCATACTCTTTAACACTCAACTTATCAAGAGCGATGTCAGTCTTTTCCTACTCACGGATATACTTCGCAACAGTTTTCTCGTTTAATCCTACCGTACTGACGTAATAGCCTCTTGCCCAAAATTTGCGATTTCCATACTTATATTTTAAATTCGCATGTTTATCAAATATCATTAAGGCACTTTTACTTTTCAGATAGCCCATAAATTCAGAAATCGCAAGTTTTGGAGGAATGAGAACTAACATGTGAACATGATCTGACATCATGTGACCTTCAATAATTTCAACTCCTTTATATTGGCATAGATGACGGAAAATATCGATTAAATCCTGCCTAATTTTGTAGTATATGGCTTTTCTTCGGTACTTCGGTGTGAAGACAATATGATATTTGCACATCCATTTGGTGTGTGATAAACTATAACTACTTTTAGTCATTTATTTTTCCTCCTTTGTCTAACCTGAACAATTAGATTATACTAGGAAAGATAAATGAAAGCTAGAAGCCTTGTTAGCCACCAGCTTAGCTGGTGGTTTTCTTGTTCTTCTCTGCGAGAAGAACTGGCTTGAAGCCATAATGAAAGGAACTGGAGCAGTCCAGTTCCTTTTTATCGTTTAGCAGTTGAGGTGAAGGTGATTTTATCAGGGCGATAGCTGATGCTGCCATATTGAAAGGGCTTGCCGTTATCGAGGTAGCTGGTACTTGTGACAACAACGACCATGTCATAATCCCCTAAATCAAGGTGATGACGCTCTTCGTCATTGGCATAGCGGAAGGAGATTTCACGCTCGGAATGGCTGATAGTGAGGTTCAATTCTTGTTCCAGATAGTGGTAGATGGATCCTTCTGCAATCTCGCGATTGAGGTAAGGCACGATGCGGCGGTCAAAATAAGAAATCTCATACTCGACGGCTTCTCCGTTAATGGTACGCGAGCGTCCCACACGGTAAAAATCGACACTGTCCCCGACCTGAAAGGCCTCCATAAGAAGGGGCTCACCTTGGACAATATAGAGGCTCGTCAAGCTTGTCTTGACATCGTGGGTATGGGGGTGATTCAGCTCCCCTACTGTTTTAATCTCTGATAAGGGCTGTGGCTTGGTCAATTGAGGTTCCAGCACAATGGAGTTTCGTCCCTGCTGTTTGCGGATATAGCCGTCACGCTCAAGGAGTGACAGGGCTTTTCGAATGGTATCCTTTGAGAAATGATAGTGGTGCATCAGATCGTTTTCACTGGGCAGTTCTTGATTGGCTGGAAATAGATCTGCGAGAATCTTTTTTTTAATGTCTTCATAGACAGTTTTGTACTTACTCATCACCTATCGTCCTCTCTTTTTTCTTAGTATATCATAAAAGTAACAAAAATTATACGTACAAGTCTTGGGAAAATATCTCTAAATTACGTAAAACAAAAACTGTTACGTAAAAGATATTGACAAACGCAAACGTTTGCGTTAGAATGAAACGGTAAGGAAAAAGAAAGGAAGACGAATATGACCAACCGTACAAGTGGTGTTTTGATGCACGTTACTTCCCTACCGGGGAAATTTGGTATTGGAACATTCGGGAAAGAAGCCTATGAATTTGTGGATTTCTTGGTAGAAACCAAGCAAACCTACTGGCAAATCCTTCCGTTGACAACGACTAGCTATGGGGATTCTCCCTACCAATCTTTTTCTGCCATTGCAGGAAATACTAATCTCATCGATTTTGAGTTATTGGTCGAGGCTGGTTGCTTGCAAGTCACAGATTACGAGAAAGTCGATTTTGGAGAAAATCCAGAAGAAATTGACTATGCGCGGCTATTTACCACGCGCCGTCCGATTTTGGAAATGGCGGTAAAAGGCTTTTTAGCCCAAGACAAACACATTGCAGCATTTAGAGAATTTGAAAAGGCCAATTCATCATGGTTGAATGACTATGCTGAATTTATGGCCATTAAAGAACATTTTGGAAACAAGGCGCTTCAGGAGTGGGAAGACAAGAAAGTCCTTGCTCGCAATGAAGAAACGCTTGAAAAATACCGTCAGGACTTGGCAGAGCAAATTGACTACTTCAAGGTTACCCAATATTTCTTCTTCAGCCAATGGAAGGAATTAAAGGCCTACGCCAACCGCAAGCATATCAAGATTATTGGAGATATGCCAATCTATGTTTCAGCAGACAGTGTAGAAGTATGGACCAAGCCTCATCTCTTTAAGCTTGATAGCGAGCGTAAGCCCCTTTATGTGGCAGGTGTTCCGGCGGATAACTTTAGTGCAGACGGTCAGCTCTGGGGCAACCCGCTCTATGACTGGGCAGAGCATGAAAAGACAGGCTTTAGCTGGTGGATTTACCGCATTCATGAGAGTTTCAAGCTCTACGATGTCTTACGGATTGACCATTTCAAAGGTTTCTCTGATTTCTGGCAAGTAGCAGGAGATGCTACAGTTGCCAAGGTCGGCACTTGGGAGCCAGGACCAGGCTACAGTCTCTTTAAAGTAGTCAAAGAGGCCTTGGGGGACTTGCCGATTATTGCCGAAGATTTGGGAAATATTGACGCGAAGGCTCGGAAACTCTTAAATGACTGTGGCTATCCAGGCATGAAAATCTTACAATTTGGGTTGGAAGATGTGGGCGGCAAAAGTATTGACAGTCCGCATCGCTGCATTCCAAACTCCGTATCTTATACAGGAACGCATGACAACGACGTCATCAATGGTTGGTATACGACCTTGACACCCAAGCAACAGGAATATGTCGATGATTATAGCAACCGCAAGCCGATTGAGCCTGTGACTCAGGCTATGCTTCGGGTCTTGTTTGCGACCGTGAGTGACACTGTTATTGCTACCATGCAGGATATTTTGGATTTGCCGGGTTCATCGCGGATGAACATGCCGTCTACTATTGGTGGCAATTGGCAATGGCGTATGAAAGCAGAAGATTTAACCCAAGATAAGAAAGACTTTTTAGTGAAAATTACGAGATTATATCAACGAGGAAATGAACAAAATGACTAACTTTACAACATTTGCAGAAGCAAATACAGCAAAAACAGTAGCTGAATTGACCAACGAGGAAATCTATTTCCAACTATTAAGCTATGTCAAAGATGCGGCAGCGACAAAAGCTAAAAACACAGGAAAACGCAAAGTTTACTATATTTCAGCAGAATTTCTAATCGGAAAACTCTTGTCTAACAACCTGATTAACCTCGGTATCTACAAAGACATTCAATCAGAACTTGCGGCAGCTGGTAAATCACTCAGTCAAGTAGAAGACGTAGAGCCAGAACCATCACTTGGAAATGGTGGTCTTGGACGTTTGGCATCTTGTTTTGTCGATTCTATGTCAACGCTTGGAATCAATGGAGAAGGGGTCGGACTCAACTACCATTGCGGTCTTTTCAAGCAAGTATTTGACAAGAATGAGCAAGAAGCAGAGCCAAACTTCTGGATTGCAGATCAATCTTGGTTGATTCCTACAGATATCAGCTATGAAGTTCCGTTCAGAGACTTTACCTTGACCTCTAAACTAGACCGTTTGGATATATTGGGTTACAAGAAAGACACGAAAAACTACCTCAACTTGTTTGACATTGAGCATGTCAACTATGACTTGATTCAAGACGGTATCGCCTTTGACAAGACAGATATTAAGGAAAACTTGACCCTCTTCCTTTACCCAGATGATTCAGATAAAAACGGGGAATTGCTCCGTATTTATCAACAGTATTTCATGGTGTCAAATGCTGCGCAACTCTTGATTGATGAAGCATTGGAGCGGGGCAGCAATCTCCATGATTTGGCGGAATACGCATACGTACAAATCAACGATACCCACCCATCTATGGTTATTCCAGAGTTGATTCGTCTCTTGACGGAAAAACATGGCTTGGACTTTGCAGAAGCGGTTGAGATTGTCCGCAATATGACTGGTTACACCAACCACACTATTTTGGCAGAAGCTTTGGAAAAATGGCCACTTGATTTCCTAGAAGAAGTGGTGCCACACTTGGTTACCATTATCAAAGAATTGGATGCCATGGTGCGGGCTAGTTATCAAGATCCTGCCGTTCAAATCATTGACGAAACAGGCCGTGTACACATGGCTCACATGGATATCCACTTCTCAAACTCTGTCAATGGGGTGGCAGCACTCCATACCGAAATCTTGAAAAATTCTGAGTTGAAGGTTTTTTACGACCTCTATCCAGAGAAATTCAACAACAAGACCAATGGAATTACCTTCCGTCGTTGGTTAGAATTTGCCAACCAAGACTTGGCAGACTATATCAAGGAGTTGATTGGTGATGGCTATCTTGAAAATGCGACAGAGCTCGAAAAATTATTGGCCTATGCAGATGACAAGGCCGTACATGCCAAGTTAGCCGAGATTAAATTCCAAAATAAACTGGCCCTCAAACGGTATCTTAAAGACAACAAGGGGATTGACTTGGATGAACATTCGATTATTGATACCCAAATCAAGCGATTCCATGAATATAAGCGTCAGCAGATGAATGCCCTTTACGTGATCCATAAATATTTGGAAATCAAAAATGGCAACCTGCCAAAACGCAAGATTACCGTTATCTTTGGTGGGAAGGCAGCTCCTGCTTACATCATCGCTCAAGACATTATCCACCTCATTCTTTGCTTGTCAGAATTAATCAACAACGATCCTGAGGTCAGTCCATATCTCAATGTACATTTGGTAGAAAACTACAATGTCACCGTGGCAGAAAAATTGATTCCTGCAACGGATATTTCAGAGCAGATTTCTCTTGCTTCTAAAGAAGCATCTGGTACTGGAAATATGAAATTCATGTTGAATGGTGCTTTGACATTAGGAACCATGGACGGTGCCAATGTCGAGATTGCAGAGCTTGCTGGTAGCGCAAATATCTATACATTCGGTAAGGATTCAGATACGATTATTGACTTGTATGAAACCGGCGGCTACGTATCACGTGAATACTATGCCAATGATGAAGAAATCAAGCGTGCGGTTGACTTTATTGTGAGTGAGGACTTGGTCCGTCTCGGAAATAACGAACGCTTGGAACGCCTGTACCAAGAACTCTTGAACAAGGACTGGTTTATGACCTTGATTGACTTGAAAGAGTATATTGCTGTCAAAGAGCAGGTCTTGTTAGACTATGAAGACCAAGAGGCGTGGAACAAGAAAGTGATTCATAATATCGCAAAAGCTGGCTTCTTCTCCTCAGACCGCACGATTGAGCAGTACAATGAGGATATTTGGCATAGCCGCTAATACTTAGTTTGCCACTACTGCGAAAGGATTGCCTGTCGCTTATCTTGTTCGTGCGATGTTCTTTCAACAAAAGATGAAAAGACTGATTATGAGTTGTGGTGAATACAAATCGTATGGATATGAAAACAGGAGAACTCGGTGTTGAATCTGCGCCAAGTTCTCTTGTTAAATAGATAGTGGATTGAGAAAGGAATAGGACAAGGAAAGGAGTTGCAGATAGAACTGGCGTTCATCAAAGCGACTGAACGGTGTTCTAACCTTTATTCCATTCACTATAAAATCAAACGAAAACAGAAAGGAGGTACCAGAACAGTTGCTATGAAATTACTAACGCTCAATGTTCATGCCTGGTTAGAAGACCAACAGGCAGAAAAAATAGATATTCTAGCTCGGACCATTGCTGAAAAGCAGTATGATGTGGTGGCGCTTCAAGAGGTCAATCAGCTGATGACGGCACATCTAGTAACCAAGGATATCAAAGAGGATAATTACGGCTTGCTCTTGGTGGAAAAAATCAACCAGTTGAGCGAGGCTCACTATTCCTTATTTTGGAGTAATTCGCATATTGGCTATGACAAGTACGATGAGGGAATTGCCTTTCTCACCAAGCTACCAGTCTATGAAGTCGATTCGTTTTACTGCACGGAACTTCAGACGGTGCAATCGATTTTATCACGCAAGATTATTGGTATCACGGTTGTTTATCAGGGGCAACTCATCGATTGTTATTCCTGCCACATGAACCTGCCAGATTGTCAGGAGGAAGATTCGATTGCCAATCTGCGAGCGATTGTGGAGCGTTCTCGCCATTCTCGCCTGAAGATTTTAATGGGTGATTTTAACACCGATGCTATTTCTGCCCCAAAAGACTATGAGGCGATGAAAGGAGTCGGATTGCTTGACACCTATGAACTAGCCCAGGAAAAGGATGCGGGGATTACTGTATCAAATGCTATTGACGGTTGGAGCAGTCACGGAGCTGAAAAGCGAATTGACTATATCTTTCTAAACCAGGAACGTGAAGTTCTCTCAAGCCATGTCATTTTTAATGGAGAAAATCAAGCAGTTGTTTCGGATCATTTTGGTCTTGAAGTGTATGTGAAATGTTAGGAGAATAGAAATGAAAAAATTTCTCAGTTTTGAATTTTGGCAAAAATTCGGAAAATGTTTAATGGTCGTGAT is a genomic window containing:
- a CDS encoding AAA family ATPase — protein: MNNHYNNFNNIDDIFNQLMGRMQGYNTESRRYLINGREVTPEEFAHYRVTGQLPQTEEQAESTHNPHFKKDGILAKLGRNLTAEARESMLDPVIGRNKEIQETAEILSRRTKNNPVLVGDAGVGKTAVVEGLAQAIVRGDVPAAIKNKELISIDISGLEAGTQYRGSFEENIQNLIAEVKEMGNVIIFFDEIHQILGAGSTGESASKGLADILKPALSRGELTVIGATTQDEYRNTILKNAALARRFNEVKVNAPSAEDTYKILQGIRDLYEAHHNVILPDEVLKAAVDYSVQYIPQRSLPDKAIDLLDVSAAHLAAQHPVTDIHALETEIAQEKEKQENAVQKEDYEAALNAKVRIEEIEKQIKNHSEDTKVTASINDVAESIERMTGIPVSQMGSSDIERLKGMSDRLKTKVIGQSDAVEAVARAIRRNRAGFDEGRRPIGSFLFVGPTGVGKTELAKQLALDLFGTKDAIIRLDMSEYSDRTAVSKLIGTTAGYVGYDDNSNTLTERVRRNPYSIVLLDEIEKADPQVITLLLQVLDDGHLTDGQGNTVNFKNTVIIATSNAGFGYEGASHDEADKSDIMDRLKPFFRPEFLNRFNAVIEFLHLGKEDLAEIVELMLAEVNQMLAKKEMHLEVTESAKEHLIEKGYNEVMGVRPLRRVIEQEIRDKVTDFYLDHLDAKELFADMVEGELVISDTRQK
- a CDS encoding GntR family transcriptional regulator, which gives rise to MSKYKTVYEDIKKKILADLFPANQELPSENDLMHHYHFSKDTIRKALSLLERDGYIRKQQGRNSIVLEPQLTKPQPLSEIKTVGELNHPHTHDVKTSLTSLYIVQGEPLLMEAFQVGDSVDFYRVGRSRTINGEAVEYEISYFDRRIVPYLNREIAEGSIYHYLEQELNLTISHSEREISFRYANDEERHHLDLGDYDMVVVVTSTSYLDNGKPFQYGSISYRPDKITFTSTAKR
- the malQ gene encoding 4-alpha-glucanotransferase, encoding MTNRTSGVLMHVTSLPGKFGIGTFGKEAYEFVDFLVETKQTYWQILPLTTTSYGDSPYQSFSAIAGNTNLIDFELLVEAGCLQVTDYEKVDFGENPEEIDYARLFTTRRPILEMAVKGFLAQDKHIAAFREFEKANSSWLNDYAEFMAIKEHFGNKALQEWEDKKVLARNEETLEKYRQDLAEQIDYFKVTQYFFFSQWKELKAYANRKHIKIIGDMPIYVSADSVEVWTKPHLFKLDSERKPLYVAGVPADNFSADGQLWGNPLYDWAEHEKTGFSWWIYRIHESFKLYDVLRIDHFKGFSDFWQVAGDATVAKVGTWEPGPGYSLFKVVKEALGDLPIIAEDLGNIDAKARKLLNDCGYPGMKILQFGLEDVGGKSIDSPHRCIPNSVSYTGTHDNDVINGWYTTLTPKQQEYVDDYSNRKPIEPVTQAMLRVLFATVSDTVIATMQDILDLPGSSRMNMPSTIGGNWQWRMKAEDLTQDKKDFLVKITRLYQRGNEQND
- the glgP gene encoding glycogen/starch/alpha-glucan family phosphorylase codes for the protein MTNFTTFAEANTAKTVAELTNEEIYFQLLSYVKDAAATKAKNTGKRKVYYISAEFLIGKLLSNNLINLGIYKDIQSELAAAGKSLSQVEDVEPEPSLGNGGLGRLASCFVDSMSTLGINGEGVGLNYHCGLFKQVFDKNEQEAEPNFWIADQSWLIPTDISYEVPFRDFTLTSKLDRLDILGYKKDTKNYLNLFDIEHVNYDLIQDGIAFDKTDIKENLTLFLYPDDSDKNGELLRIYQQYFMVSNAAQLLIDEALERGSNLHDLAEYAYVQINDTHPSMVIPELIRLLTEKHGLDFAEAVEIVRNMTGYTNHTILAEALEKWPLDFLEEVVPHLVTIIKELDAMVRASYQDPAVQIIDETGRVHMAHMDIHFSNSVNGVAALHTEILKNSELKVFYDLYPEKFNNKTNGITFRRWLEFANQDLADYIKELIGDGYLENATELEKLLAYADDKAVHAKLAEIKFQNKLALKRYLKDNKGIDLDEHSIIDTQIKRFHEYKRQQMNALYVIHKYLEIKNGNLPKRKITVIFGGKAAPAYIIAQDIIHLILCLSELINNDPEVSPYLNVHLVENYNVTVAEKLIPATDISEQISLASKEASGTGNMKFMLNGALTLGTMDGANVEIAELAGSANIYTFGKDSDTIIDLYETGGYVSREYYANDEEIKRAVDFIVSEDLVRLGNNERLERLYQELLNKDWFMTLIDLKEYIAVKEQVLLDYEDQEAWNKKVIHNIAKAGFFSSDRTIEQYNEDIWHSR
- a CDS encoding endonuclease/exonuclease/phosphatase family protein; protein product: MKLLTLNVHAWLEDQQAEKIDILARTIAEKQYDVVALQEVNQLMTAHLVTKDIKEDNYGLLLVEKINQLSEAHYSLFWSNSHIGYDKYDEGIAFLTKLPVYEVDSFYCTELQTVQSILSRKIIGITVVYQGQLIDCYSCHMNLPDCQEEDSIANLRAIVERSRHSRLKILMGDFNTDAISAPKDYEAMKGVGLLDTYELAQEKDAGITVSNAIDGWSSHGAEKRIDYIFLNQEREVLSSHVIFNGENQAVVSDHFGLEVYVKC